The genome window ATCCCGGCCGAGGAATTCCTCTGGTTCCGCGACAACACCTGCCCGCCCGACATCATCGGCGTCAACTACTACGTCACCTCCGAGCGCTGGCTGGACCACCGTCCCGAGCGCTTTCCTGAGCACCACCGCGGCGTGGCCGACGGCATCCCCTGCGCCGACATCGAGGCCTCGCGCGTGCTGGCCACGCCGACCCCGGGCATCGCTCCGCTGCTGTCCGAGATCTGGGACCGCTACCGCATTCCGCTGGCCGTGACCGAAGCCCACATCGACGCCAACCGCGAAGACCAGCTGCGCTGGCTGCTCGAAATCTGGGAAGCGGCCCAGCAGTCGCAGCAGAACGGCGTGGACGTGCGCGCCGTGACGGTATGGTCGCTGCTGGGTTCCTTCGACTGGAACAGCCTGGTGACCCAGAACCGCGGCTACTACGAGCCCGGCCCCTTCGACGTGCGCTCGCCGCTGCCGCGCCCGACCGCGCTGGCGCGCATGATGCAGGAGCTGTCGTCCGGCAAGCCGCTGTCGCATCCGGTGCTGCGCGGCCAGGGCTGGTGGCGGCGCGCCGGCCGCTTCCTGTGCCACCCGCCGGTGGCCACGCCGGCCGCCCTGACCTCGATCTCGGCCGACGGCCACCGCCTGGTCGGCACCGGCGCCGCGCCCATCCTGGTGCTGGGCGCCACCGGCACCCTGGGCCGCGCCTTCGCGCGCGTCTGCCAGAAGCGCAACCTGGCCTTCCGCCTGCTGTCGCGCAAGGAGATGGACATCGCCGACCCCGACTCGGTCGAGCGCGCGCTTGCCGAGCACAAGCCCTGGGCCGTGATCAACACCTGCGGCTACGTGCGGGTGGACGAGGCCGAGAACGACGTCGAGCGCTGCCTGCGCGAGAACACGGTGGGCCCGGCGATCCTGGCCGCGGCCTGCGCGCGCCACGGCGTGCACCTGACCACCTTCTCGAGCGACCTGGTGTTCGACGGCGGCCAGGACCGGCCCTATGTCGAATCCGACCCGGTGGCGCCGCTCAACGTCTACGGCCGCAGCAAGGCCGAGGCTGAAAGCCGGGTGCTGGACCAGAACCCGGACGCGCTGGTGGTGCGCACCAGCGCCTTCTTCGGGCCCTGGGACCAGTACAACTTCGTGACCCTGGCGCTGGGCGCGCTGGAGCGCGGCGAGCCCTTCGTGGCGGCGAGCGACCTGACCATCACCCCGACCTATGTGCCGGACCTGGTGCATGCCTGCCTCGATCTCGCAATCGACCGTGAAAGCGGCATCTGGCACCTGGCCAACGGCGGCGCCCTGACCTGGGCGGAGCTGGCGCTGCAGGCGGCCGAACGGGCCGGGGTCGACGCCAGCCGGCTAGAAGCGCGGCCGGGCGCGTCCTGCGGCTTCGCGGCGGCGCGCCCGAGCTACTGCGCGCTGCACAGCGAGCGCGGGGTGCTGCTGCCCAAGCTGGACGATGCGCTCGGACGCTACCTGGAGCTGCGCGCCGGCGATCCGGCCGAGATGGAGGAGCTGGTGCTGACGGCCGAGAGCAGGCAGCCGGTGGCGGGCGGGCATCGGCAGCAGGAGGCGACCGAAGTGGGGGTGGTGCAGGCGGGGACCTGATGCCGCTTGCGGTGCGGGTTCGTGGCCTGCATGCAAACTTGGGTTCCGGCCTTCGCCGGAACGACGTTTATAGGCAGGTGGCCGAAGTGACGGAACTCGATCAGAGACCGACATAATCAACGTCGTCCCGGCGCAGGCCGGGACCCAAATTCCCCGCCGAAGCCACAAATATCCGACTAAACCCCTCCCCTATTAAACCCACAAAAAACCCTCCACGCTACAATCCCCCGGCCACCCAATAACACCACAGGCCACCCCAAGTGCAAGAGCAACACGCCTTCCCCTTCCTGCGGGAGATCATCCTCTTCCTGATCCTCTCCGGCATCCTCATCCCCACCCTGCAACGCCTGCGCATCAACCAGGTCCTCGGCTTCCTGGCCGTAGGCACCGTCGCCGGCCCCTACGGCCTGGGCCTGCTGGCCGACGACTACCCCTTGATGCGCCACTTCAGCTTCCCCAGCGGCGAAGGGGTGTCGATGCTGGCCGAGCTGGGCGTGCTGTTCCTGATGTTCATGATCGGCCTGGAGCTCTCCGCCGCCCGCCTGTGGTCGATGCGGCGCTGGGTGTTCGGCGCCGGCACCGCCCAGGTCCTCGTCAGCGCCACCCTGATCGGCGGCGCCTTGCTGCTCTACGGCCTGCCCGGCGAGTACGCCACCGTCCTCGGCCTGGTGCTCTCGCTCTCCTCCACCGCCGTGGTCATGCAGCTCATGAGCCAGCAGCAGAGCACCAACACCCCGCTCGGCCAGGCCGCCTTCGCGGTGCTGATGCTGCAGGACCTGGCCGTGGTGCCGATCCTGATCCTGATCGGCGCCCTCGGCAAGGACGCCGGCGGGGACGCGGGCGTGGCCATGCTGGCCCTGCTCACCCTGGCCAAGGCCGCCGGGGCGATCGCCCTCATCTACCTGGCCGGCGGGCGCGTGATCCATCCGCTGTTCCGCGCCTTCGCCCGCCACCGCCAGCCCGACGTGTTCATGGCCCTGATCCTGCTCTCGACCTTCGGCATCGCCGCCCTCTCGGCCGCCGCCGGCCTGTCGATGGCGCTGGGCGCGCTGATCGCCGGCCTGCTGCTGGCCGAGACCGAGTTCAAGCACGAGGTCGAGCTGATGGTCGAGCCCTTCAAGGGCCTGCTCATGGGCCTGTTCTTCATGACCGTGGGGATGAACATCGACACCCGCCAGATCCTCGAGGCGCCGCTGTGGCTGGCCGCCTTCGTGGGCGGACTGGTGCTGGTCAAGGCGCTCGTGGTCGCCCTGCTGTTTCGCATCGGCGGCCTGCCCTGGGGCCGGGCGGTCGAGGGCGGCCTGCTGCTGGGCCAGGGCGGCGAGTTCGCCTTCATCGTGATCGGCTACGCCGTCAGCACCCAGGTGCTGGACGCGGGCCTCGGGGCGCGCGTGATGCTGGCGGTCGGCCTGTCGCTCTTCATCACGCCGCTGCTGGCGCGCCTGGGCCGCATGATCGGGGAGCGCCACGACGGCGCGGCGCGCGAGCAGGCCGCCAACGCCTCCCACGCCAGCCTGGCGCAGGCGCGCGGGCGCATCATCATCGCCGGCTTCGGCCGCGTGGGCCAGCAGCTCGCCAAGCTGCTCACGGCCCAGGGCATCCCTTTCGTCGCCTTCGAGAACGACGCCAAGCTGGTGTCGAAACTCCATGCCGAAGGCGTGCCGGTCTACTTCGGCAACGCCGCCCGTCCCGAGCTGCTGCGCCGCGTGCACGCCGACGAGGCGCCCGCCATCGTCCTCACCATGGACCACCCGGCCTCGGCCCTGCAGGCGGTGCGCGGCATCCGCCGCGAATTCCCGGACGCGCGCCTGTTCGTGCGCTCACGCGACGAGAAGCATGCGCGCGCCCTGCGCCAGGCCGGGGCCAGCGTGGTGGTGCCGGAAACCCTCGAGGCCAGCCTGCAGCTGTCGGCCTTCGTGCTGGAAGCGATGGGCCTGGACGAGCGCTCCGTGGACGACATCGTCGACCACGAGCGCGAGCTGTTCGCGGCCCAGCTGCTCGACCCCAGGCCGCCCGCGGCCTGAAGCCGGCTCAAGCCGCGGCGCGCAGCGCCGCCTGCACGCCCCACCACGCCGCTTCCTCGAACACCGAATAGCCGGACAGGTCGCCGTGCGCGAACAGCACCGGTCCCTCGGCTTCGCGCAGCGCCGCCAGGCCCGCATTCTTGCGAAAGCCGGGCGCCGGAATCGCCATCGCGTGGGCGCGCAAGGTGATGTCGGCGCGCTCGACGCAGGGCGCCAAGGCCAGCCCATAGGCCGCGCGCAGGTCGCTCGCCGCCAGGTCCAGCAGCTCGCGCGGGTCGGCGTCCTGCAGCCAGCGCCGCGCCTCCTGCGGCGTGCGTCCGGACAACGCCATATAGGCCGTGAACACGGTCTTCTCGGGCGGATGCAGGCGGATGTCCTGGTGGGTCGACACCACGTAGCCCAGGCCCTTGCCGCCGTAAACCACGTTGTCCCAGGCCAGCGGCGTCTCGTCCAGCTCGCGCGGGAAGGCGCGCATCACGAAGCTGCTCACCATCCAGGGCGCGTAGGCCGGCAGGTCGCGGCGCGGGTCGAAGCCCAGCTTCCCGATGCCCTCGACGATGCGCGCGGCGACGAACAGCGGCATCGCGCACACGATGCGCCGCGCCCGCACCAGGAAGCTGCGCGGCTTGCCGCTCTCCAGCGTGAAGCACAGCGCCTCGGCCCGGTCGCCCAGCGAACGCACCGAAACCGCCGTGCCGGGGCGGCGACGCCCGGCGACGCGCGCGGCCAGCGCCTCGGCCACTGGCGCCAGGCCGCCCGGCCAGGTCAGGAGGCCGTTCTCCTCCGCGTTGGCGGCCAGGCCCAGGCGTCCGGCGAAGTAATGCACGCCGGCCCAGGCCGACACCTGCGCCAGCCCGGCGCCGTAGTCATCGCGGCAGCAGTAGTCGAGATACCAGCGCAGCGCCGGCGCGGTATAGCCTTCGCGGTCCAGCCAGGCGGCGAAGCTGATGGCGTCCAGTCCGTCGAATTCCGGGTCCTGCGAGGACAGCGCGGCCGGGAACACAAAGCTGCGCCGCCCGTCCGCGCCGCGATGGTGGCGCAGGCGCTCCATGTGGGCGAAGAACTGCCTTTCCTGGGCCAGCTCGCCGGCCGCCAGGCCCTCCTGCGGCAGCAGGCCCTCGTGCCAGCGTCCCTGGTACAGCAGGCGCTCCTGCGGGCCGTGCAGGACGAAGCGCTCGTCGTACAGCGGGCGCTCACCCAGCGCGTCCTGGCGGATCACGCCGAGGTCGGCCAGCATCTCGCGCACCTGCCTCGCTTCCCTGCCCGGCAGCGGCAGGTAGTGGGCCCCGGTCGGGCAGGCGTAGTCGCCGTAGCGGCTGCCGGCGGCGTTGCCGAAGGCTTCCGGGCCGTCGAACAGCAGGAAGTCCTGGCGGCCCATGCGGTTCAGCTGCCAGGCCGCGCTCAGGCCGGCGATGCCGGAGCCGAGGATGGCGACCTCGGTCTCGATCACGCTGGACGGCGGCGGCAACTGGGCGCGGTCGCGCAGCAGATGGCCTTCCAGCCGGCCGGGGGTACGCACCGTCGGCGTGATTTCCTGCCAGCCGAGAAAGCCGGCCGCGCCACCCAGGCCGGCCACCGCCGCCCCGCCGGCGCCGATCAGGAAGGAACGCCGGTCCATCAGCGGATCACCTGGCGCCAGTCTTCCTCGAACTCGCGCACCAGCGACTGCGAATCGAGCCGGTTCGGCTTCATCGGCAGGCGCGGCATGTCGGGCGGGAAGCTGAACATGGCGCGTGTGGTCTCGGCGTTCAGGTAGCGCAGCGGCAGGGTGTAGCGCTGCGGCGGCGTGAAGCTGCCCTGGGGCGAGGCCAGCACGAAGCCCCACTCGCCGAAGGACGGCACGTAGAGGTGGTAGGGCCAGGTCTTCAAGCCGACTTCGCGCAAGGTGGCCTCGATGGTCCAGTAGGCGTGCGGGGCGAAGAAGGGCGAAGTGGACTGGACGGCGATCATGCCGCTGGCCGCCACGTGCTTGCGCAGGATGCCGTAGAAAGGCACGGAGTACAGCTTGCCGAGCGCGAAGCTGGACGGATCGGGGAAGTCGACGATGGCCACGTCGTACATCCCGGCTTCCTTCTGCAGCCAGACCGCCGCGTCGGCGTTCACCACTTTCACCCGCTTGTCGTTGAGGGCGTTGTGATTGAGCTTGACGAGTTCCGGGCGGGTGGC of Massilia sp. KIM contains these proteins:
- a CDS encoding family 1 glycosylhydrolase, producing the protein MDSNKRTNNPIPPLELWGGLECTVNRVRDEYFSQLDRNGHAARACDIARFASLGIRAIRYPVLWERTAPNGLDSADWSWPDERLPALREAGITPIAGLIHHGSGPEHTSLVDPGFAEQLAEYAGAVAARYPWLEYYTPVNEPCTTARFAGLYGVWYPHGRDDRTFVQALLNQCRAVVLAMRAIRKVNPNAKLVQTDDLGKTYGTPEMAQVADFYNERRWLAWDLLCGMVGPEHPLWNYLRKTGIPAEEFLWFRDNTCPPDIIGVNYYVTSERWLDHRPERFPEHHRGVADGIPCADIEASRVLATPTPGIAPLLSEIWDRYRIPLAVTEAHIDANREDQLRWLLEIWEAAQQSQQNGVDVRAVTVWSLLGSFDWNSLVTQNRGYYEPGPFDVRSPLPRPTALARMMQELSSGKPLSHPVLRGQGWWRRAGRFLCHPPVATPAALTSISADGHRLVGTGAAPILVLGATGTLGRAFARVCQKRNLAFRLLSRKEMDIADPDSVERALAEHKPWAVINTCGYVRVDEAENDVERCLRENTVGPAILAAACARHGVHLTTFSSDLVFDGGQDRPYVESDPVAPLNVYGRSKAEAESRVLDQNPDALVVRTSAFFGPWDQYNFVTLALGALERGEPFVAASDLTITPTYVPDLVHACLDLAIDRESGIWHLANGGALTWAELALQAAERAGVDASRLEARPGASCGFAAARPSYCALHSERGVLLPKLDDALGRYLELRAGDPAEMEELVLTAESRQPVAGGHRQQEATEVGVVQAGT
- a CDS encoding FAD-dependent oxidoreductase; this translates as MDRRSFLIGAGGAAVAGLGGAAGFLGWQEITPTVRTPGRLEGHLLRDRAQLPPPSSVIETEVAILGSGIAGLSAAWQLNRMGRQDFLLFDGPEAFGNAAGSRYGDYACPTGAHYLPLPGREARQVREMLADLGVIRQDALGERPLYDERFVLHGPQERLLYQGRWHEGLLPQEGLAAGELAQERQFFAHMERLRHHRGADGRRSFVFPAALSSQDPEFDGLDAISFAAWLDREGYTAPALRWYLDYCCRDDYGAGLAQVSAWAGVHYFAGRLGLAANAEENGLLTWPGGLAPVAEALAARVAGRRRPGTAVSVRSLGDRAEALCFTLESGKPRSFLVRARRIVCAMPLFVAARIVEGIGKLGFDPRRDLPAYAPWMVSSFVMRAFPRELDETPLAWDNVVYGGKGLGYVVSTHQDIRLHPPEKTVFTAYMALSGRTPQEARRWLQDADPRELLDLAASDLRAAYGLALAPCVERADITLRAHAMAIPAPGFRKNAGLAALREAEGPVLFAHGDLSGYSVFEEAAWWGVQAALRAAA
- a CDS encoding cation:proton antiporter; translation: MQEQHAFPFLREIILFLILSGILIPTLQRLRINQVLGFLAVGTVAGPYGLGLLADDYPLMRHFSFPSGEGVSMLAELGVLFLMFMIGLELSAARLWSMRRWVFGAGTAQVLVSATLIGGALLLYGLPGEYATVLGLVLSLSSTAVVMQLMSQQQSTNTPLGQAAFAVLMLQDLAVVPILILIGALGKDAGGDAGVAMLALLTLAKAAGAIALIYLAGGRVIHPLFRAFARHRQPDVFMALILLSTFGIAALSAAAGLSMALGALIAGLLLAETEFKHEVELMVEPFKGLLMGLFFMTVGMNIDTRQILEAPLWLAAFVGGLVLVKALVVALLFRIGGLPWGRAVEGGLLLGQGGEFAFIVIGYAVSTQVLDAGLGARVMLAVGLSLFITPLLARLGRMIGERHDGAAREQAANASHASLAQARGRIIIAGFGRVGQQLAKLLTAQGIPFVAFENDAKLVSKLHAEGVPVYFGNAARPELLRRVHADEAPAIVLTMDHPASALQAVRGIRREFPDARLFVRSRDEKHARALRQAGASVVVPETLEASLQLSAFVLEAMGLDERSVDDIVDHERELFAAQLLDPRPPAA